A window of Tautonia plasticadhaerens contains these coding sequences:
- a CDS encoding vWA domain-containing protein: protein MLPVPLAQSNPLGGLNLQFDPPVPWFSSWGPVFWSVLAGVPVTIILLYFLKLRRKPVQVPSTFLWRRSIEDLHVNSLFQRLRKNLLLFLQLLAALLVLLALLGPQVKGSARVGQRFVIAVDNSASMSATDVRPTRLEQAKGRALDLVDSMGSNDLAMVIAFSDSARVASTYTGNKAQLRERIAAIRPSRTGTSLREALQVAAGLANPSKQFGEGEVASEVQAPRLMIYTDGGFPDVEGFSLGNLVPEIVVLGRPSEGAAPASAPAEAEAEAGEGADPGAGDGTNTPPSDNVAVLALQTARNEERPDLIQLFGRARNYRDEPVVTTARLYLHPLDAPIGDGRLIDAAEVSLPARSTRAFKFDVPDPGAVGLEVRLDVEDELDQDDRAFAAVGRPRTARVLVVTERNRYLLNALTTATAGDAAEVIEIRPSELENDDVRRALIAGLYDLVVFDRVAPEEPPASNALYLGVMPPGEAFEAAEAVEAPIVLDWDIAHPMLQYVRDLPLVLIRDALIAEPPPGSTTLVESDKGPLAFISPRDGYSDAVIGFSIYREGDQLNTDWHTKLSFPVFLYNTLRFLGNVQEALGEEAHRPGQPVVLRADATAERVTIDPPEGPEVDVRRSDLGTFVFNGADEPGLYRVSWESADGEATNRTVFAVNLFDARESDLAPRGIPPEGVTGRAAEPYLIKIGYTEVAGTRQSRPARLDRWWWVALGALGVVLFEWYIYNRRVYI from the coding sequence CATCGAGGATCTGCACGTCAACAGCCTCTTCCAGCGGCTGAGGAAGAACCTGCTGCTGTTCCTGCAGCTGCTCGCCGCCCTGCTGGTGCTGCTCGCCCTGCTCGGCCCCCAGGTGAAGGGCAGCGCCCGGGTCGGCCAGCGCTTCGTGATCGCCGTCGACAACTCGGCGAGCATGTCCGCCACCGACGTCCGGCCGACCCGCCTGGAGCAGGCCAAGGGCCGGGCGCTCGACCTGGTCGACTCGATGGGCTCGAACGACCTGGCCATGGTCATCGCCTTCTCCGACTCCGCCCGGGTCGCCTCCACCTACACGGGCAACAAGGCCCAGCTCCGCGAGCGGATCGCCGCCATCCGCCCGTCCCGCACGGGCACCTCGCTCCGGGAGGCGCTCCAGGTGGCCGCCGGCCTGGCCAACCCCTCGAAGCAATTCGGCGAGGGGGAGGTCGCCTCCGAGGTCCAGGCCCCCCGGCTGATGATCTACACCGACGGCGGCTTCCCCGACGTCGAGGGCTTCAGCCTCGGCAACCTCGTCCCCGAGATCGTCGTCCTCGGCCGCCCCTCCGAGGGGGCGGCCCCGGCATCGGCCCCCGCCGAGGCCGAGGCCGAGGCCGGAGAGGGGGCCGATCCCGGGGCCGGGGACGGGACGAATACGCCCCCGTCGGACAACGTCGCCGTGCTCGCGTTGCAGACCGCCCGGAACGAGGAGCGGCCCGACCTGATCCAGCTCTTCGGCCGGGCCCGGAACTACCGGGATGAGCCGGTCGTCACCACCGCCCGGCTCTACCTCCACCCGCTCGACGCGCCGATCGGCGACGGGCGCCTCATCGACGCGGCCGAGGTCTCGCTGCCGGCCCGGTCGACCCGGGCCTTCAAGTTCGACGTGCCCGACCCCGGCGCCGTCGGCCTGGAGGTCCGGCTCGACGTCGAGGACGAGCTCGACCAGGACGACCGCGCCTTCGCCGCCGTCGGCCGCCCCCGGACGGCCCGGGTGCTCGTGGTCACCGAGCGGAACCGCTACCTGCTCAACGCCCTGACCACCGCCACCGCCGGGGACGCCGCCGAGGTCATCGAGATCCGCCCCTCCGAGCTGGAGAATGACGACGTCCGGCGTGCCCTGATCGCCGGGCTCTACGACCTGGTCGTCTTCGACCGGGTCGCCCCCGAGGAACCCCCGGCCAGCAACGCCCTTTACCTCGGCGTCATGCCCCCCGGCGAGGCGTTCGAGGCGGCCGAGGCCGTCGAGGCGCCGATTGTGCTCGACTGGGACATCGCCCACCCGATGCTCCAGTACGTCCGGGATCTCCCCCTGGTCCTGATCCGGGACGCCCTGATCGCCGAGCCCCCCCCCGGCTCCACAACGCTGGTCGAGAGCGACAAGGGGCCGCTGGCCTTCATCTCCCCGAGGGACGGCTACTCCGACGCGGTCATCGGCTTCTCGATCTACCGGGAGGGCGACCAGCTGAACACCGACTGGCACACCAAGCTCAGCTTCCCGGTCTTCCTCTACAACACCCTGCGCTTCCTCGGCAACGTCCAGGAGGCGCTGGGCGAGGAGGCCCACCGGCCGGGCCAGCCGGTCGTCCTCCGGGCCGACGCCACCGCCGAGCGCGTCACCATCGACCCGCCCGAGGGGCCCGAGGTCGACGTCCGGCGCTCCGACCTCGGCACGTTCGTCTTCAACGGCGCCGACGAGCCGGGCCTCTACCGGGTCTCCTGGGAGTCCGCCGACGGCGAGGCGACCAACCGCACGGTCTTCGCGGTCAACCTCTTCGACGCCCGGGAGAGCGACCTCGCCCCCCGGGGCATCCCCCCCGAGGGGGTGACGGGCCGGGCGGCCGAGCCCTACCTCATCAAGATCGGCTACACCGAGGTGGCCGGCACCCGGCAGTCGCGCCCGGCCCGGCTGGACCGCTGGTGGTGGGTCGCGCTGGGGGCCCTGGGGGTGGTCCTGTTCGAGTGGTACATCTACAACCGACGCGTCTACATCTGA
- a CDS encoding response regulator, with product MSEKPRVLVIDRDSDPAPPARLPLDDSCEVVRARTMARALHLLRDQRFDAVFVSAAQLSSLHWAGMLIQSDEILEAIADGVAVVEPGTQRILWYNPEFRNLASIDSDPIDRPFFEVLDHPERCEPDLCAFSQAERTKHPAGCILKLGTGNFFRLNVTPILDASGGLQSLIALTRDITDEVLQEQKVRAINKAGEELADLTPEELGDLRVSERIDLLKYNIVRHMRDLLGLDFIEIRLLRPSGRLDPLLTEGMTPLAADRQLYASEADNGVTGFVAATGKGYLCSDTTRDPRYLEGAADSRSSLTVPLVRHGTVIGTLNVESPKPNAFDLRDQQYLEIYARNIASALTTLELLEAEKVSTATASVEAIARELALPLDDILGDATTALDRYAGHDEDIVNRLRHLLERAREIRGLVRRAGATVLPENSRNSRPPKRLADARVLVVDADEAIRGAAHQLLEQQGATVETARDAQEAIALARQTPYDAALLDIRLPDLDGYEAFRRILEVQPGVPVILMTGFGYDPTHSIVKARKEGLRTVLYKPFHVERLIDAVEQAIRAPAATPGPDGFPPAPPLDRPEP from the coding sequence GTGTCCGAGAAGCCGCGTGTCTTGGTCATCGATCGCGACTCCGACCCCGCGCCGCCGGCCCGCCTCCCGCTCGACGACTCCTGCGAGGTCGTCCGGGCCCGAACCATGGCCCGGGCCCTGCACCTGCTCCGCGACCAGCGGTTCGACGCCGTCTTCGTCTCGGCCGCCCAGCTCTCCTCGCTGCACTGGGCGGGGATGCTGATCCAGTCCGACGAGATCCTGGAGGCGATCGCCGACGGCGTGGCCGTGGTCGAGCCGGGGACGCAGCGGATCCTCTGGTACAATCCCGAGTTCCGCAACCTCGCGTCGATCGACTCCGACCCGATCGATCGGCCCTTCTTCGAGGTGCTCGACCACCCCGAGCGCTGCGAGCCGGACCTCTGCGCCTTCTCGCAGGCCGAGCGGACGAAGCACCCGGCCGGGTGCATCCTCAAGCTGGGCACGGGCAATTTCTTCCGGCTCAACGTCACGCCGATCCTGGACGCCTCCGGGGGGCTCCAGTCGCTGATCGCCCTGACCCGGGACATCACCGACGAGGTGCTCCAGGAGCAGAAGGTCCGGGCCATCAACAAGGCCGGCGAGGAGCTGGCCGACCTGACCCCCGAGGAGCTGGGGGACCTCCGGGTCAGCGAGCGGATCGACCTGCTGAAGTACAACATCGTCCGCCACATGCGCGACCTGCTCGGGCTGGACTTCATCGAGATCCGGCTGCTCCGCCCCTCCGGACGGCTCGACCCGCTGCTGACCGAGGGGATGACCCCCCTGGCGGCCGACCGGCAGCTGTACGCCTCGGAGGCCGACAACGGGGTGACCGGCTTCGTCGCCGCCACCGGCAAGGGGTATCTCTGTTCCGACACGACCCGGGACCCGAGGTACCTGGAGGGGGCCGCCGACTCCCGGAGCTCGCTGACGGTCCCCCTGGTCCGGCACGGCACGGTGATCGGCACCCTGAACGTCGAGAGCCCCAAGCCCAACGCCTTCGACCTCCGGGACCAGCAGTACCTGGAGATCTACGCCCGGAACATCGCCTCGGCCCTGACGACCCTGGAGCTGCTGGAGGCGGAGAAGGTAAGCACGGCGACCGCCTCGGTGGAGGCGATCGCCCGGGAGCTGGCCCTGCCGCTGGACGACATCCTCGGCGACGCCACCACGGCGCTGGACCGCTACGCCGGCCACGACGAGGACATCGTCAACCGCCTCCGCCACCTGCTGGAGCGGGCCCGGGAGATCCGGGGCCTGGTCCGCCGGGCCGGGGCGACGGTCCTCCCGGAGAACTCCCGGAACTCCCGGCCCCCGAAACGCCTGGCCGACGCCCGGGTGCTGGTCGTCGACGCCGACGAGGCGATCCGGGGGGCGGCCCACCAGCTGCTGGAGCAGCAGGGGGCGACCGTCGAGACCGCCCGGGACGCCCAGGAGGCGATCGCCCTGGCCCGGCAGACCCCCTACGACGCGGCCCTGCTGGACATCCGACTGCCGGACCTCGACGGCTACGAGGCCTTCCGACGGATCCTGGAGGTCCAGCCGGGGGTCCCGGTGATCCTGATGACCGGGTTCGGCTACGACCCCACCCACTCGATCGTCAAGGCCCGCAAGGAGGGCCTGCGGACGGTGCTCTACAAGCCCTTCCACGTCGAGCGGCTGATCGACGCCGTCGAGCAGGCGATCCGGGCCCCCGCCGCCACCCCCGGCCCCGACGGCTTCCCGCCCGCCCCCCCCCTCGACCGCCCCGAGCCCTGA
- a CDS encoding hydrolase, with protein sequence MSSPDRLTAREGGLLVVDLQSRILEPIRYGDLVVANAVRLIKAAQLLSIPVWATEQYPKGLGPTTPEVADLLPDRLAKLTFHCCGAPGIVEQFRARDVRHLTLTGIEAHVCVSQTALELIDRGFHVQVPADAVASRGKIDWDVALRRMERAGVVVSTTEAVLFEWAETAERPEFKAISALVRDFSSPRKRKDREKDKGEFKLRTRLRDTDPDED encoded by the coding sequence ATGTCCTCTCCCGACCGCCTGACCGCCCGAGAGGGCGGCCTTCTCGTCGTCGACCTCCAGTCCCGGATCCTGGAGCCGATCCGGTACGGCGACCTCGTCGTCGCCAACGCCGTCCGGCTGATCAAGGCGGCGCAGCTGCTCTCGATCCCCGTCTGGGCGACCGAGCAGTACCCCAAGGGGCTCGGGCCGACCACCCCGGAGGTGGCCGACCTGCTGCCCGACCGGCTCGCCAAGCTGACCTTCCACTGCTGCGGGGCGCCGGGAATCGTGGAGCAGTTCCGGGCCCGGGACGTGAGGCACCTGACCCTCACCGGCATCGAGGCCCACGTCTGCGTCTCCCAGACCGCCCTGGAGCTGATCGACCGCGGCTTCCACGTCCAGGTGCCGGCCGACGCCGTCGCCTCCCGGGGCAAGATCGACTGGGACGTCGCCCTCCGCCGGATGGAACGCGCCGGGGTGGTCGTCTCCACCACCGAGGCGGTCCTCTTCGAATGGGCCGAGACCGCCGAACGCCCCGAGTTCAAGGCGATCAGCGCCCTGGTCCGGGACTTCTCCTCGCCCCGAAAGCGCAAGGACCGGGAGAAGGACAAGGGGGAATTCAAGCTCCGGACCCGACTCCGGGACACCGACCCGGACGAGGATTGA
- a CDS encoding metallophosphoesterase has translation MIDWPMLAAIALGHFCLAVLMVNVLHGVGIPEGNPTRVVKLIGVSFLGSVSVGLAMLVLDRPWGDWPAVARLYAGLCLLVGAVGLPIVTVSRRFRRLPTGVSGTSTRVDLTDSIPKDELIGPAWDSFWLRIPGNECFRLDLTDWELGRPRLPGPLDGLRILHLTDLHLTPAYSDRFFEAMLAQAEGFEADLVAFTGDLVDDEAMLDRVGPLLSRFRGRLGQYAVLGNHDHRTAPVGAAEALRSAGFSVVEASWTAIEVDGARLAVGGTSAPWGPLPDPAATPEADVRLLLSHSPDTLGWASRRGVDLVLSGHTHGGQYRLPVVGSVILPSRYSRRYDCGFFRLGPTLLYVSRGIAAQHPIRVNCPPEISRFTLRTAAALPAVPGAHRAARTPAAVPNSTARHQM, from the coding sequence ATGATCGACTGGCCGATGCTCGCCGCGATCGCGCTGGGCCATTTCTGCCTCGCCGTGCTGATGGTCAACGTGCTGCACGGCGTGGGGATCCCCGAGGGGAACCCGACCCGGGTGGTCAAGCTGATCGGCGTCTCGTTCCTCGGCTCGGTGTCGGTCGGGTTGGCGATGCTGGTGCTCGATCGGCCCTGGGGCGACTGGCCGGCCGTCGCCCGGCTGTATGCCGGGCTCTGCCTCCTGGTGGGGGCCGTCGGCCTGCCGATCGTCACGGTGTCGAGGCGGTTCCGGCGGCTCCCGACGGGCGTCTCGGGCACGTCGACCCGGGTCGACCTGACCGACTCGATCCCGAAGGACGAGCTGATCGGCCCCGCCTGGGATTCCTTCTGGCTCCGGATCCCCGGGAACGAGTGCTTCCGGCTCGACCTGACCGACTGGGAGCTGGGCCGCCCCCGGCTGCCGGGCCCGCTGGACGGCCTCCGGATCCTCCACCTGACGGATCTGCACCTGACCCCCGCCTATTCCGACCGCTTCTTCGAGGCGATGCTGGCGCAGGCCGAGGGGTTCGAGGCCGACCTCGTCGCCTTCACCGGCGACCTCGTCGACGACGAGGCGATGCTCGACCGGGTCGGGCCGCTTCTCTCCCGATTCCGGGGCCGGCTGGGCCAGTACGCCGTGCTGGGCAACCACGACCACCGGACCGCACCGGTCGGCGCGGCCGAGGCGCTCCGGTCGGCCGGGTTCTCGGTGGTCGAGGCGTCCTGGACCGCGATCGAGGTCGACGGCGCCCGGCTGGCCGTCGGCGGCACCTCCGCCCCCTGGGGCCCGCTCCCCGACCCGGCCGCCACCCCCGAGGCCGACGTCCGGCTGCTGCTGAGCCACTCGCCCGACACCCTCGGCTGGGCGTCCCGCCGGGGGGTGGACCTCGTCCTCTCCGGCCACACACACGGCGGCCAGTACCGCCTGCCGGTCGTCGGGTCGGTGATCCTCCCCAGCCGGTACAGCAGGCGGTACGACTGCGGCTTCTTCCGGCTGGGGCCGACCTTGCTCTACGTCTCCCGGGGGATCGCCGCCCAGCACCCGATCCGGGTCAACTGCCCGCCCGAGATCTCCCGGTTCACCCTCCGCACCGCCGCCGCCCTCCCGGCCGTGCCCGGGGCCCACCGGGCCGCCCGGACGCCGGCGGCGGTGCCGAACTCGACGGCCCGGCATCAGATGTAG